The Gammaproteobacteria bacterium genome window below encodes:
- a CDS encoding glutathione S-transferase family protein: protein MLTLYQFPISHYCEKIRWSLEYKNIEYKKVNLLPGLHTKKAKNLTSTSSLPILIHDKIVINESSKIISYLDQAFPNNSLTPSDQYLKQEATQWEKFADEEIGSDVRRICYHTLLNHPDIITPYFTIDGPWYGKLYMNVTFPKLSKTMRKLMKLDDTTVIEINQRLTQTIEKIYAHIKDREFFVGNTFSRADLSVASLLAPLCRTKGYGIEWPEKFPEPLHSTIRKYGDKLDWVHRIYEQYR, encoded by the coding sequence ATGTTAACACTGTACCAATTCCCAATTTCTCATTATTGCGAAAAGATACGCTGGTCACTGGAATATAAAAATATTGAATATAAAAAAGTAAATTTACTGCCTGGACTTCATACTAAAAAAGCAAAAAACCTTACCTCTACTTCCTCTTTACCGATACTTATTCATGATAAAATAGTAATCAACGAATCTAGTAAAATTATTAGCTATCTTGACCAGGCCTTCCCTAACAACTCTCTTACCCCAAGTGACCAGTATTTAAAACAAGAAGCTACACAATGGGAAAAATTTGCAGACGAAGAAATTGGATCAGATGTACGTCGCATTTGCTATCACACCTTACTGAACCATCCAGATATCATCACTCCTTATTTTACAATTGATGGCCCCTGGTATGGAAAGCTCTATATGAATGTCACTTTCCCTAAGTTATCTAAAACTATGCGTAAATTAATGAAGCTTGACGATACAACCGTAATAGAAATTAACCAAAGACTCACTCAAACGATTGAAAAGATCTACGCTCATATAAAAGATAGAGAATTTTTTGTAGGCAATACTTTCAGCCGCGCAGACCTTTCAGTAGCATCATTATTGGCACCGTTATGTAGAACAAAAGGCTATGGCATAGAATGGCCTGAAAAGTTTCCAGAACCTTTACATAGTACTATCCGTAAATACGGAGATAAACTAGACTGGGTGCATCGCATTTATGAACAATATCGATGA
- the tag gene encoding DNA-3-methyladenine glycosylase I, with amino-acid sequence MKRCTWAQTSPSEEKYHDEEWGVPLHDDRLLFEFLILEGAQAGLSWSTILNKREGYRKAFDNFEAQKIARYSNNQIAKLLLNPEIVRNKLKINSAVTNAKAFIEIQQEFKSFNNYIWQFVNGKPIQNAWKISSQVPANTIESDAMSKDLKIRGFKFVGTTICYAFMQAVGMVNDHTADCFRYKTVKKLA; translated from the coding sequence ATGAAACGTTGCACTTGGGCTCAAACCAGTCCCTCAGAAGAAAAATACCATGATGAAGAATGGGGTGTTCCACTCCACGATGATCGACTTTTATTTGAGTTCTTAATCCTAGAAGGTGCACAAGCAGGTTTAAGCTGGTCTACTATTTTAAATAAACGTGAAGGCTACAGAAAAGCCTTCGATAATTTTGAAGCTCAAAAAATTGCACGCTATTCAAATAATCAAATAGCAAAGCTACTACTGAATCCTGAAATTGTGCGCAATAAACTTAAAATTAACTCAGCAGTAACAAATGCTAAAGCTTTTATAGAAATACAACAAGAATTCAAAAGTTTTAATAACTATATTTGGCAATTTGTAAACGGTAAGCCGATTCAAAATGCATGGAAAATTTCATCTCAAGTCCCTGCTAATACAATAGAATCAGATGCCATGAGTAAAGACCTAAAAATACGCGGCTTCAAATTTGTTGGCACTACGATCTGTTATGCCTTTATGCAAGCTGTGGGTATGGTAAATGACCATACGGCTGATTGTTTTCGCTACAAAACCGTTAAAAAGCTAGCTTAA
- a CDS encoding LemA family protein has translation MTSIVIIAIIVAVLIWGILVYNSLVYDRNTSFAAWSDIDVQLKRRHDLIPKLVEAIKQYADYESSLLQSVTELRSQAKSIENISDRENVERELQSQVHKLIAVVEDYPELKANQNFLELQKDISDVENNIQYARRYYNGAVRNINTRIDSFPDLIIARFFKYKYHEYFQLDD, from the coding sequence ATGACATCTATTGTAATCATTGCAATTATTGTTGCTGTACTTATATGGGGGATATTAGTTTACAACAGCCTTGTGTATGACAGAAATACATCCTTTGCAGCCTGGAGTGACATCGATGTTCAGCTCAAACGTAGACATGATTTAATTCCAAAGCTAGTTGAAGCAATTAAACAGTATGCAGACTACGAGAGCAGCTTATTACAATCAGTAACTGAATTACGCTCACAAGCAAAGTCAATTGAAAATATATCAGATCGCGAGAATGTAGAACGCGAATTGCAATCACAAGTGCATAAACTTATCGCTGTAGTGGAAGACTACCCAGAATTAAAAGCAAATCAAAATTTTCTGGAACTACAAAAAGATATTTCTGACGTGGAAAATAACATCCAATATGCAAGACGCTATTACAATGGAGCAGTTCGTAATATCAATACGCGTATTGATTCTTTCCCAGATTTAATTATCGCTCGTTTTTTTAAATACAAATATCATGAATATTTTCAATTAGATGATTAA
- a CDS encoding DUF2207 domain-containing protein — MIKQRTILIFINTFLALIVTFFCLSEQAFSAEEILFFDSHIQVHDDSSMSVTEEITVRAENKKINRGIYRDFPTKYNGKLGNKIKVGFEIIEVLRNGVLEPYHTKKMSNGIRIYIGDKNRYINRGEHKYSIKYKTNQQLGFFGSHDELYWNVTGNGWEFPILEAKASVHLPDSIQASEVKLEAYTGFTGSRGQSYDTDIGYSGNYLFKTNRPLANREGLTIVVTWPKGHIHLPSFTQKAIWWWQANIDSPINLLGFLGLLIFYLSAWWQLGRDPKPGIIIPRYQPPAGFPAGGLRYIKEMGHDKKAFTAALLSLAVKGYLKIEEVGKTYKLHKLKNTDLRLPPGEQAIHSSFFGKADHNIELKNTNHEKISKAISQHKGALKKEYSQSYFIHNRKVLYIGILISIIIGAVILFNLNKGEDAGAALFLIFWLSIWTPVTVFLILAWFNLFKSRFTIGKVAELPVATIFAGAWSAGEIGALVALCSIIGIANGLMLISIFIVNTIFYFLLKKPTLEGRKLLDKTEGFKKYLEVAEQEELNLRHPPRKTPKLFEAYLPYALALGVENEWAEQFTNVFSMHGENKDYHPAWYSGSHWNNNNLGSFTDSVGSSLNSAISSSSTAPGSSSGSSSFGGGGSSGGGGGGGGGGGW, encoded by the coding sequence ATGATTAAGCAACGCACAATACTTATATTTATAAATACTTTTCTAGCTTTAATAGTTACCTTTTTCTGCTTATCAGAACAGGCTTTTTCTGCCGAAGAAATCTTATTTTTTGATAGCCACATTCAAGTTCATGACGACTCTAGCATGTCTGTGACTGAAGAAATAACCGTACGCGCAGAAAACAAAAAAATAAACCGCGGCATATACCGTGACTTTCCTACAAAATATAACGGAAAACTTGGTAATAAAATTAAAGTCGGTTTTGAAATAATTGAAGTATTGAGAAATGGTGTATTAGAGCCTTATCATACAAAAAAAATGAGCAATGGCATTCGCATCTATATAGGAGATAAAAATCGCTACATAAATAGAGGCGAACACAAATATTCCATTAAATATAAAACCAATCAGCAACTTGGTTTTTTTGGCTCACATGATGAACTTTACTGGAACGTTACCGGCAATGGATGGGAATTCCCAATTCTTGAAGCTAAGGCAAGCGTGCACTTACCAGACTCAATTCAAGCAAGCGAAGTTAAGCTTGAGGCATATACAGGTTTCACTGGTAGTCGTGGCCAGAGTTATGACACTGATATAGGTTATTCTGGCAATTACTTATTTAAAACCAATAGACCCCTTGCAAATAGGGAAGGCTTAACTATCGTAGTTACCTGGCCTAAGGGCCATATACATCTGCCGAGTTTCACACAGAAAGCGATATGGTGGTGGCAAGCGAATATCGATAGCCCCATTAACTTACTCGGTTTTTTAGGATTATTAATTTTTTATCTAAGTGCCTGGTGGCAATTAGGCAGAGACCCAAAACCGGGTATCATCATTCCCCGCTACCAACCACCTGCAGGTTTTCCAGCTGGCGGACTTCGTTATATCAAAGAAATGGGCCACGACAAAAAAGCTTTTACTGCAGCTCTACTAAGTCTTGCAGTAAAAGGTTATTTGAAAATAGAAGAAGTTGGCAAAACATATAAATTGCATAAATTAAAGAACACTGATCTCAGATTACCTCCTGGCGAACAAGCAATCCATTCTAGTTTTTTTGGTAAAGCTGATCACAATATAGAGTTAAAAAATACTAACCATGAAAAAATATCTAAAGCTATCTCGCAACACAAGGGCGCGTTAAAAAAAGAATATAGTCAAAGTTATTTCATTCATAACCGTAAAGTTCTTTATATAGGCATCCTTATCTCAATAATTATTGGCGCGGTTATTTTGTTCAATTTAAACAAAGGTGAAGATGCTGGAGCAGCATTATTTCTCATATTTTGGCTATCTATATGGACACCGGTAACCGTTTTTTTAATTCTTGCATGGTTCAACCTTTTTAAATCTCGCTTTACTATAGGAAAGGTGGCAGAACTACCTGTAGCCACCATTTTTGCAGGAGCATGGTCGGCAGGCGAAATTGGCGCCTTAGTAGCATTATGTTCAATAATAGGTATAGCAAATGGCTTAATGCTAATCTCAATTTTTATCGTTAATACTATTTTTTATTTTTTACTCAAAAAACCGACACTGGAAGGAAGAAAACTATTAGACAAAACTGAGGGCTTTAAAAAATATTTAGAAGTCGCAGAGCAAGAAGAATTAAATTTGAGACACCCGCCCAGAAAAACACCAAAATTGTTTGAGGCTTATTTGCCTTATGCGCTCGCTCTTGGTGTAGAAAACGAATGGGCAGAACAGTTCACTAATGTATTTAGCATGCACGGCGAAAATAAAGACTATCATCCAGCGTGGTATAGTGGCAGTCATTGGAATAACAACAACTTAGGTTCTTTCACTGATTCAGTAGGTAGCTCACTAAACTCAGCAATCTCATCATCCTCAACGGCTCCTGGCTCATCTTCCGGTAGCAGTAGTTTTGGAGGTGGCGGCTCCTCTGGAGGCGGAGGAGGAGGAGGCGGTGGTGGCGGCTGGTAA
- a CDS encoding phosphotransferase gives MNSDPRLTQLHEWIKEIFGNIEYSLNSVSGDASFRRYFRLVTPHAQYIAVDSPPEKESNDAFINVTHLLGAEGLPVPHIHYNSLDFGFFLLSDLGDDILLNVLTTENAERLYQKALNALLLIQKTEATNLPIYDEKLLAQEMELFRDWFLIKKLKLQISENENTLLSEAFKSLIKNATEQPQVFVHRDYHSRNLMNIDGKYPGIIDYQDAVLGPVTYDLVSLLRDCYINWPDEKVKELALVFHKKAISCEIINEVSEQNFIQWFDLMGIQRHLKAVGIFSRLNIRDNKPNYLDDIPRTLNYIKSIANIYPQTKSLASFINSKVNI, from the coding sequence ATGAATTCAGACCCTCGTCTCACTCAACTGCATGAGTGGATAAAAGAAATCTTTGGAAATATTGAATACTCGCTAAATTCTGTTTCTGGTGATGCAAGTTTTCGGCGTTATTTTCGCTTAGTCACTCCACATGCCCAGTACATTGCTGTGGATTCACCACCCGAAAAAGAAAGCAATGATGCATTTATAAATGTAACGCATTTATTGGGTGCAGAAGGTCTACCTGTACCACATATTCACTACAATTCTTTAGATTTTGGATTTTTTCTATTGAGTGACTTGGGTGACGACATATTACTTAATGTACTCACCACGGAGAATGCTGAAAGATTATATCAAAAAGCTCTTAATGCACTGTTATTAATTCAAAAAACAGAGGCCACTAACTTGCCTATTTATGACGAAAAATTATTAGCGCAAGAAATGGAATTATTTAGAGATTGGTTCCTCATTAAAAAATTAAAATTACAAATCAGTGAAAATGAAAACACCTTACTTAGTGAAGCTTTCAAAAGCTTAATTAAAAATGCCACTGAACAACCTCAGGTTTTTGTTCATCGTGATTATCATTCACGCAATTTGATGAATATTGATGGGAAATACCCTGGAATTATAGACTATCAAGATGCAGTACTTGGACCCGTCACCTACGATCTTGTTTCTTTATTGCGTGATTGTTACATTAATTGGCCCGATGAGAAGGTAAAAGAATTAGCGTTAGTTTTCCATAAAAAAGCTATTTCTTGTGAAATAATTAACGAGGTAAGTGAGCAAAATTTTATACAATGGTTTGACTTAATGGGAATTCAACGACACCTTAAAGCAGTAGGTATATTTTCTCGCCTTAATATCAGAGACAACAAGCCAAACTATTTAGATGATATTCCTCGCACATTAAACTATATAAAATCTATCGCAAATATTTATCCACAAACAAAGAGTCTAGCAAGTTTCATCAATAGCAAAGTGAACATTTAA
- a CDS encoding NTP transferase domain-containing protein, giving the protein MKCMLLAAGLGRRLHPITDKIPKPLVEVAGKPLIEYHLENLKSAGFKEIVINLSHLGEMIEEHLGDGSRFDLAIEYSHEGATPLETAGGIIRALPLLGNKPFLVLNADIWCNHSLSFANLTHGKLAHIVLVDNPAHNPDGDFVYEFGRIYNTGSSHFTFSGIGIYDPNLFKDFTVEKRALAPLLRDAIDQELVSAEYFTGKWFDIGTQERLVETEAYVSKIN; this is encoded by the coding sequence ATGAAATGCATGTTACTCGCAGCTGGATTAGGCAGACGTCTACACCCTATTACAGATAAAATTCCTAAACCTTTAGTTGAGGTCGCAGGAAAACCACTTATTGAATATCATTTAGAAAACTTAAAATCCGCAGGTTTCAAGGAAATCGTTATCAATCTTTCGCATCTAGGCGAAATGATAGAAGAGCATCTTGGCGATGGTTCTCGATTTGATTTAGCCATTGAATATTCTCACGAAGGCGCAACTCCACTGGAAACTGCAGGAGGAATCATTCGCGCCTTACCATTATTAGGCAATAAACCATTTTTAGTACTCAATGCAGACATTTGGTGTAATCACTCGCTGTCATTTGCAAACCTTACACACGGCAAGCTTGCCCATATAGTGCTAGTAGATAACCCAGCACATAACCCTGATGGCGACTTCGTTTATGAATTTGGGAGAATATATAATACTGGAAGTAGCCACTTCACCTTTAGCGGTATTGGCATATACGACCCTAATTTATTTAAAGACTTCACAGTTGAAAAACGTGCTTTAGCGCCGCTTCTTAGAGATGCAATTGATCAAGAACTTGTGAGTGCAGAATATTTTACCGGTAAGTGGTTTGATATTGGAACACAAGAACGTTTGGTGGAAACTGAAGCTTATGTATCAAAAATTAACTAA
- a CDS encoding YdcF family protein, translating to MNSETLRIVCDILLPPSGFIVLLAIGLFFWLIRLRKTAAFSILLASVLLYFASTPFMAHKLLDPLQFEYDVLKEVPQDTQAIVVLSAGRIPIAREYANLDTVNAATLERLRYASRLSKVHQLPIIISGGSVNDERDSLAKLMKKTLETDFGVEVKWLEEKSKTTFENAMFTKKILNENSISKVLLVTHAYHMPRAMWCFEDVGLNPISAPTVFYKRSASTSELKEYIPNAGALKQTSNALHEYVGKFWYKYIGY from the coding sequence ATGAACTCTGAAACATTACGCATTGTATGCGACATTTTGCTCCCTCCATCCGGATTTATCGTCTTATTAGCAATTGGCCTATTTTTCTGGTTGATTCGTCTGCGTAAAACAGCTGCTTTTAGTATTTTGTTAGCATCGGTACTGTTGTATTTTGCCAGTACACCGTTCATGGCGCATAAATTGTTGGATCCATTGCAATTTGAATATGATGTTCTAAAAGAAGTGCCTCAAGATACTCAAGCTATAGTGGTTCTATCAGCGGGACGAATTCCTATAGCCCGCGAATATGCAAATCTAGATACGGTAAATGCAGCCACATTAGAACGCTTGCGATATGCATCAAGGCTTTCGAAAGTGCATCAGCTACCTATAATTATTTCTGGCGGCAGTGTGAATGATGAACGAGATTCTTTAGCTAAGTTAATGAAAAAGACACTTGAAACAGATTTTGGTGTTGAAGTGAAATGGTTGGAAGAAAAAAGTAAAACTACTTTTGAGAATGCAATGTTCACTAAGAAAATACTAAATGAAAATTCTATAAGTAAAGTTTTGTTAGTTACGCATGCTTATCATATGCCTAGAGCAATGTGGTGTTTTGAAGACGTGGGGCTAAATCCAATCTCCGCGCCGACTGTATTCTATAAACGCAGTGCCTCTACTTCAGAATTGAAAGAGTATATTCCGAACGCTGGCGCACTAAAACAAACAAGCAATGCATTGCATGAGTACGTGGGTAAGTTTTGGTATAAATATATTGGTTATTGA
- the lipA gene encoding lipoyl synthase: protein MTAKNSNTSQSKSHVAKLGVKQRGHEKVTKIPISFKSLDEITRKRIPKPKWLHVKAPTSAKVRELKSLLREQKLNTVCEEASCPNLTECFDGGTATFMIMGDVCTRRCSFCDVAHGRPLPLDVNEPVKLAETVLKLGLRYVVVTSVDRDDLKDGGASHFVDCIREIRQQSSEVKIEILVPDFRGRMDKALDVLSKASADVFNHNLETVPRLYPAARPGADYLHSLQLLQKHKQRIKHVPTKSGLMLGLGEEINEVIEVMKDLRAHDVDMLTLGQYLQPSAHHLAMHRYLDPKEFEALKNIGNELGFEHVASGPLVRSSYHADLQAQQALSYS from the coding sequence ATGACAGCTAAAAATTCAAATACTTCGCAATCTAAGTCACATGTGGCAAAGCTTGGTGTTAAACAAAGAGGTCATGAAAAAGTAACTAAGATTCCTATTTCATTTAAATCTCTAGATGAAATTACCCGGAAACGCATACCTAAACCTAAATGGTTGCATGTCAAAGCTCCTACATCAGCTAAAGTTCGAGAATTGAAGAGCTTATTGCGTGAGCAGAAATTAAACACTGTTTGCGAAGAAGCATCTTGTCCAAATTTAACCGAGTGTTTTGATGGGGGCACTGCAACTTTCATGATTATGGGAGATGTTTGTACGCGGCGATGTTCGTTTTGCGATGTTGCGCATGGCAGACCTTTGCCTTTGGATGTGAATGAACCTGTAAAGTTAGCAGAAACTGTATTGAAGTTAGGTTTGCGCTATGTTGTGGTCACTTCTGTTGATCGCGATGATTTAAAAGATGGTGGCGCTAGTCATTTTGTTGATTGTATTCGAGAAATTCGTCAACAAAGTAGTGAAGTAAAAATCGAGATTCTCGTGCCTGATTTTCGAGGCAGGATGGATAAGGCCCTTGATGTTCTAAGCAAAGCGTCAGCAGATGTATTTAATCATAATTTAGAAACCGTACCGCGATTGTATCCAGCGGCGCGCCCAGGTGCGGACTATCTACATTCATTACAGTTGTTACAGAAGCACAAGCAACGAATTAAACATGTACCTACGAAATCTGGATTAATGCTGGGTTTGGGCGAAGAGATTAATGAAGTAATAGAAGTGATGAAGGATTTGCGTGCGCATGATGTTGATATGCTAACTTTGGGTCAATATTTGCAGCCTAGCGCCCACCATTTGGCTATGCATCGCTATCTAGATCCTAAAGAGTTTGAAGCCTTGAAAAATATAGGCAACGAATTGGGTTTTGAGCATGTGGCCAGTGGTCCATTAGTGCGATCTTCTTATCATGCAGACCTTCAAGCGCAGCAAGCATTGAGTTACTCTTAA
- the lipB gene encoding lipoyl(octanoyl) transferase LipB yields the protein MCELHIRNLGLQEYSSVFNKMREFTTQRTSTAADEIWCVQHPAVITLGANADPQHVLSQTDIPIVQSDRGGQVTYHGPGQVIIYLLVNLKRKSIGVKRFVQLVEQAVVDLLNDYKIDSQARAEAHGVYVNDAKIASLGLRVHSGCSYHGVALNVDMDLSPFSLINPCGFPGLTVTQLKDVGVTEGIHAVSEKLMLKLCKHLEYKVNKINIHDS from the coding sequence ATGTGTGAACTACACATACGTAATCTAGGTTTACAAGAATACAGTTCTGTATTCAATAAAATGCGTGAATTCACCACGCAACGAACTTCAACTGCAGCGGATGAAATTTGGTGTGTGCAGCATCCTGCAGTAATCACCTTGGGTGCGAATGCCGATCCGCAGCATGTTCTCAGCCAAACTGATATTCCTATTGTGCAATCTGATCGCGGTGGGCAAGTGACTTATCACGGGCCGGGGCAAGTAATCATCTATTTATTGGTCAATTTGAAACGTAAATCTATAGGTGTGAAACGTTTTGTTCAGCTTGTTGAGCAGGCAGTAGTAGATTTGTTAAATGACTATAAAATTGATTCTCAGGCACGTGCTGAAGCGCATGGCGTATATGTAAATGATGCGAAAATTGCATCGCTTGGTTTACGCGTGCATAGTGGCTGCAGTTATCACGGAGTTGCATTGAATGTTGATATGGATCTAAGTCCATTTTCGTTAATCAATCCCTGTGGGTTTCCGGGATTGACGGTTACTCAACTTAAAGATGTTGGAGTAACTGAAGGCATACATGCAGTTTCGGAAAAATTAATGCTTAAACTATGCAAACATTTAGAATATAAAGTTAATAAAATAAATATTCATGACAGCTAA
- a CDS encoding DUF493 family protein, with product MSDEESLLVFPCEFPIKIMGKNHHGFHKAVVEILKKHLNDFEDTKINEVESKQKNYCSITAVVNTTSQEHLDGIYMDLTASEWVIMAL from the coding sequence ATGTCAGACGAAGAGTCGTTATTAGTTTTTCCATGTGAGTTCCCAATTAAAATAATGGGAAAGAATCATCATGGTTTTCATAAAGCGGTAGTCGAAATACTAAAGAAACATCTTAACGATTTTGAAGATACCAAGATCAATGAGGTGGAAAGTAAGCAAAAGAATTATTGCAGCATCACGGCAGTGGTAAATACGACAAGCCAAGAGCACTTGGATGGAATTTATATGGACTTAACTGCCAGTGAATGGGTCATAATGGCACTATAA
- a CDS encoding D-amino acid aminotransferase, whose product MASVPAFLNGEYLPLEDCRVSVLDRGFLFGDGIYELITVYQNKAFYLSQHMGRLQRSMAEIKVVSPYSESDWLSLIEKLIQQSECDDLAIYIQVTRGVAPRDHVFPDATQATVFAMANPLPIVPSKYIENGVELITTNDTRWQRCDVKAISLLANILAKQEAAEADAVEAIMIRDDYALEGSSSNLFLVRDGIVYTHPKDNLILPGITRDFILELLEELGIECKQQRIPKDWLYSSDELWIASSTKELLAATKIDQRVIADGKPGKIWQKTYKLYQQRKM is encoded by the coding sequence GTGGCTTCTGTTCCTGCATTTTTAAATGGCGAATACCTGCCGTTAGAGGATTGTCGTGTTTCCGTATTAGATCGCGGCTTTCTATTTGGCGATGGTATCTATGAGCTAATCACGGTCTATCAAAATAAGGCTTTTTACTTGTCCCAACACATGGGTCGTTTGCAACGCAGTATGGCGGAGATAAAAGTAGTTAGTCCGTATAGCGAGTCTGATTGGCTATCATTAATTGAAAAATTAATTCAGCAATCAGAATGTGATGATCTCGCCATTTATATTCAAGTTACTCGAGGAGTTGCGCCACGAGATCATGTATTCCCAGATGCCACGCAAGCCACAGTGTTTGCTATGGCTAATCCGCTTCCAATAGTGCCAAGTAAATATATAGAGAATGGTGTCGAGCTGATAACGACTAACGACACTCGCTGGCAACGTTGTGATGTTAAGGCAATTAGCTTGTTGGCAAACATTCTTGCTAAACAAGAGGCTGCAGAGGCTGATGCCGTTGAAGCGATAATGATTCGTGATGATTATGCGTTGGAAGGTTCTTCTAGTAACTTATTTTTAGTGCGTGACGGGATAGTGTATACGCATCCAAAAGACAATTTAATATTGCCGGGTATAACGCGAGATTTTATATTGGAATTATTGGAAGAGCTTGGTATTGAATGCAAACAACAACGCATTCCAAAAGATTGGTTATATTCCTCAGATGAACTTTGGATTGCAAGTTCTACAAAAGAATTGTTGGCTGCAACTAAAATTGATCAAAGAGTAATTGCTGATGGTAAGCCAGGTAAAATTTGGCAAAAAACGTATAAATTGTATCAACAGCGCAAGATGTAG
- a CDS encoding serine-type D-Ala-D-Ala carboxypeptidase (penicillin-binding protein 5; removes C-terminal D-alanyl residues from sugar-peptide cell wall precursors) → MFLANIANIAISAEPLPVPAPPKFDASSYVLMDFASGAVLADYNSNERVDPASITKIMTAYVVYKSLQAGDIRLDDQVEISEYAWRSIGSRMFVEVGNKILLDDLMLGLIIQSGNDASIALAEHVAGTEQAFADVMNAQAMRIGMKDTHYINATGLPDTDHYTTAYDIALLSRTMISEFPEEYERYSQKEYTFNGIKQFNRNRLLWRDSAVDGIKTGHTEAAGYCLAASALKNNMCLISAVMGANSDRARTVNSQALLNYGFRYYESHKLYKAGEVLAQQRMWKGESKSIQLGLDNDLFVTIPRGRYEDLKADMSIDTEIIAPIEQGDHVGVVKVTLKGEDYLEQALVALQSNPEGGLWRRIVDFFVKLFF, encoded by the coding sequence ATGTTTCTTGCAAATATTGCAAATATTGCAATTAGTGCGGAGCCATTACCGGTGCCCGCGCCACCCAAATTCGATGCGAGCAGTTATGTGTTGATGGACTTCGCTAGTGGCGCAGTGCTAGCAGACTACAATTCAAATGAGCGCGTTGATCCTGCGAGCATTACAAAAATTATGACAGCCTACGTGGTCTATAAATCTTTGCAGGCAGGAGATATTAGGTTAGATGACCAAGTAGAAATTAGTGAATATGCTTGGCGAAGTATTGGTTCAAGAATGTTTGTTGAAGTGGGCAATAAAATTTTATTAGATGATCTAATGTTAGGGCTCATTATTCAATCTGGCAATGATGCGAGTATTGCGTTAGCCGAGCATGTTGCGGGTACTGAACAAGCGTTTGCTGATGTAATGAATGCTCAAGCGATGCGAATCGGAATGAAAGATACACACTATATTAATGCTACAGGCCTACCGGATACAGATCATTATACCACTGCATATGACATTGCTTTATTGTCGCGCACAATGATCAGTGAATTTCCTGAAGAATATGAGCGCTACTCACAGAAAGAATACACCTTTAATGGCATTAAGCAGTTTAACCGTAATCGTTTGCTTTGGCGTGATAGTGCAGTAGATGGAATTAAAACAGGTCATACAGAAGCGGCTGGTTATTGTCTTGCGGCATCCGCACTGAAGAATAATATGTGCTTAATATCTGCAGTGATGGGAGCTAATAGTGATAGAGCGCGTACGGTAAACAGTCAAGCGTTGTTGAACTATGGTTTTAGATATTATGAATCTCATAAATTATATAAAGCTGGAGAAGTATTAGCTCAACAACGAATGTGGAAAGGCGAGTCAAAGTCCATTCAACTTGGTTTGGATAACGACTTGTTTGTGACTATTCCAAGAGGGCGGTACGAAGATTTAAAAGCTGATATGAGTATTGATACTGAAATTATCGCACCGATTGAACAGGGTGATCACGTTGGGGTGGTTAAAGTCACACTAAAAGGTGAAGATTATTTAGAGCAAGCGTTAGTTGCGTTGCAATCAAACCCTGAAGGTGGCTTATGGCGACGCATTGTGGATTTCTTCGTGAAACTATTCTTCTAA